A single Thermus hydrothermalis DNA region contains:
- a CDS encoding cytochrome P460 family protein, translating to MNRSRLRFFLLAASAVGLLALGQGDFPYPEGFRLWPHVKSMELKPGHPLYESFGGLHHIYVNPTGLPTYQAGKRSPFPKGTVIVFDLLEAKSEGNALVEGPRKLIGMMVKDPERYAETGGWGYYAFGPDKRPLAIDPKACHACHQGAANTDYVFSEFRP from the coding sequence ATGAACCGGTCACGTCTGCGGTTTTTCCTCCTCGCGGCCTCGGCGGTAGGACTCCTGGCCTTGGGCCAAGGGGACTTCCCCTACCCAGAGGGTTTCCGGCTTTGGCCCCACGTGAAGAGCATGGAGCTCAAGCCAGGGCATCCCTTGTACGAGAGCTTTGGCGGCCTGCACCACATCTATGTGAACCCCACGGGGCTTCCCACCTACCAGGCGGGGAAAAGGTCCCCCTTCCCCAAGGGAACGGTCATCGTCTTTGACCTCCTGGAAGCCAAAAGCGAGGGGAACGCCTTGGTGGAAGGCCCGAGGAAGCTCATCGGGATGATGGTCAAAGACCCCGAGCGCTATGCGGAAACGGGAGGCTGGGGCTACTACGCCTTCGGGCCCGACAAGCGGCCCTTGGCCATTGACCCCAAGGCCTGCCACGCCTGCCACCAAGGGGCGGCCAACACCGATTACGTCTTCAGCGAGTTCCGGCCCTAA
- a CDS encoding indolepyruvate ferredoxin oxidoreductase subunit alpha — protein sequence MPHVICEPCIGVKDRSCQEVCPVECIYDAGEQLYIHPEECIDCGACVPACPVNAIYPEEDVPEKWRDYVEKNRLWAQTLPNVHVLEPQG from the coding sequence ATGCCCCACGTGATCTGCGAGCCTTGTATCGGCGTGAAGGACCGGTCCTGCCAGGAGGTCTGCCCGGTGGAGTGCATCTACGATGCCGGGGAGCAGCTTTACATCCACCCGGAGGAGTGCATTGACTGCGGGGCCTGCGTGCCCGCCTGCCCGGTGAACGCCATCTACCCCGAGGAGGACGTGCCCGAGAAGTGGCGGGACTACGTGGAGAAGAATCGGCTCTGGGCCCAGACCCTGCCCAACGTGCACGTTCTGGAACCCCAGGGTTAG
- a CDS encoding c-type cytochrome: MKKALVLTAVGLFLGGVWAQDGSRLYAQYCAGCHQPAGQGVAGAFPPLTGLEPFFKDPRGRSYLVQVVAFGLQGPLKVGNVTYNGLMPALAQLKDEEILQLLNYLGQSFGNKNPKPFTLAEVQEARAKRLSPQEVLKGRPSR; this comes from the coding sequence ATGAAAAAGGCATTGGTGTTGACGGCTGTAGGGCTTTTTCTAGGCGGCGTATGGGCACAGGATGGAAGCCGGCTTTACGCCCAATACTGCGCCGGTTGCCATCAACCCGCCGGGCAGGGGGTAGCGGGGGCGTTCCCGCCCCTCACGGGCCTGGAGCCTTTCTTCAAGGACCCACGGGGACGCTCCTACCTGGTTCAGGTCGTGGCCTTCGGCCTCCAGGGACCCCTTAAGGTGGGCAACGTGACCTATAACGGCCTCATGCCGGCCTTGGCCCAGCTAAAGGATGAGGAAATCCTTCAGCTACTCAACTACCTGGGCCAAAGCTTTGGGAACAAGAACCCTAAGCCCTTCACCCTGGCCGAGGTTCAGGAGGCCCGAGCCAAGCGCCTTTCCCCGCAGGAGGTGCTCAAGGGGAGGCCTTCCCGCTAG
- a CDS encoding MarR family winged helix-turn-helix transcriptional regulator translates to MEDRVEKLLALLERLAQAERALLTREAHPLGLTATQAQLLLHLTERPHGVVDLAHLLALTPATVSEALATLERKGLLVREKDPKDGRRFRLAPTAAGRRLAEALKGYAQPLRKALEGVDAESLLFPLMGVLEGLVRQGVMADTGLCLTCRHLRREGGFYCALLHLPLAPEDLRLACPDHALG, encoded by the coding sequence GTGGAAGACCGGGTAGAAAAGCTCCTCGCCCTTCTAGAACGCTTGGCCCAGGCGGAAAGGGCGCTCCTCACCCGGGAGGCCCACCCCCTGGGCCTTACGGCCACCCAGGCCCAACTCCTCCTCCACCTCACCGAGCGCCCCCACGGGGTGGTGGACCTCGCCCACCTCCTGGCCCTCACCCCGGCCACGGTGAGCGAGGCCTTGGCCACGTTGGAGCGGAAAGGGCTTCTGGTGCGGGAAAAAGACCCTAAAGACGGGCGCCGCTTCCGCCTCGCCCCCACGGCGGCGGGAAGGCGCCTGGCCGAGGCCCTAAAGGGCTATGCCCAACCCTTGCGGAAGGCCCTCGAGGGGGTAGACGCCGAAAGCCTCCTCTTCCCCCTCATGGGGGTCCTCGAGGGGCTCGTGCGCCAAGGGGTGATGGCCGATACCGGCCTCTGCCTCACCTGCCGCCACCTGCGGCGGGAAGGAGGGTTTTACTGCGCCCTCCTCCACCTCCCCCTGGCCCCAGAGGACCTGCGCCTGGCCTGCCCGGACCACGCCTTGGGCTAA